The Gemmata palustris genome includes a region encoding these proteins:
- a CDS encoding VWA domain-containing protein → MPPDPHTLARWRLVLGKTAEQHGINCGGNGDAERIEELVGFLFEPGAGDGTGGRGRGGRGGGGRSSGRAGGSGGPQLTVPDWVDQVNELFPNQSKEVMQKELVKRRGIAELMEKPELLEKIEPNMELVKTLLTHRDLLNEKTRILARKIIEQVVEELKRKMQVQVEQAITGAIRKDRHSPRKVYRNLDLKTTLRRNLKNYDPDTGKLMVDRVFFYAAERKKKPWHVIVVVDQSGSMLESAIFSAVMASIFAELPAVKTSLVLFDTEVVDLSDQVGQPVDVLLSIQLGGGTDITKGLMYANELVRQPARTIVVLITDFYEGRDEKDLVDQTRLMADSGVRMIGLGALGYDARPSYNKPTAQKLTKVGMDVLVCTPEKLAECMAQIIRG, encoded by the coding sequence ATGCCTCCCGATCCTCACACGCTCGCGCGCTGGCGGCTGGTTCTCGGCAAGACCGCCGAGCAGCACGGTATCAACTGTGGTGGCAACGGCGACGCCGAGCGCATCGAGGAACTCGTGGGGTTCCTCTTTGAGCCCGGCGCGGGCGACGGCACCGGGGGCCGCGGGCGCGGGGGGCGCGGCGGTGGCGGACGTTCGTCCGGTCGCGCGGGCGGCAGCGGCGGGCCGCAACTCACCGTGCCCGATTGGGTGGATCAGGTCAACGAACTGTTCCCCAACCAGTCCAAAGAGGTGATGCAGAAGGAGCTCGTGAAGCGCCGCGGGATCGCGGAACTGATGGAGAAGCCCGAGCTGCTCGAGAAGATCGAGCCGAACATGGAGCTGGTGAAAACGCTCCTCACGCACCGCGACCTGCTGAACGAGAAGACGCGCATACTGGCACGCAAGATCATTGAGCAGGTGGTCGAAGAGTTAAAGCGCAAGATGCAGGTTCAGGTCGAACAGGCCATTACCGGGGCGATCCGTAAGGACCGGCACTCGCCGCGGAAGGTGTACCGGAACCTGGACCTGAAGACCACACTCCGGCGCAACCTGAAGAACTACGACCCGGACACGGGCAAGCTGATGGTGGACCGGGTGTTCTTCTACGCCGCCGAGCGCAAGAAGAAGCCCTGGCACGTGATCGTCGTGGTGGACCAGTCCGGGTCCATGCTCGAAAGCGCGATCTTCTCCGCGGTGATGGCGTCCATCTTCGCCGAACTCCCGGCGGTGAAGACCTCGCTCGTGCTGTTCGATACCGAAGTGGTCGATCTCTCCGATCAGGTCGGGCAACCGGTGGACGTGCTGCTTTCGATCCAACTCGGCGGCGGAACGGACATCACGAAGGGGCTGATGTACGCGAACGAACTCGTGCGCCAGCCGGCGCGCACGATCGTGGTGCTCATTACAGACTTCTACGAGGGGCGCGACGAAAAAGACCTCGTGGACCAAACGCGCCTCATGGCCGATAGCGGCGTCCGCATGATCGGTTTGGGTGCGCTGGGGTATGATGCGCGCCCCTCGTACAACAAGCCGACCGCACAGAAACTCACGAAAGTGGGGATGGACGTGCTCGTCTGCACGCCGGAAAAGCTCGCCGAGTGCATGGCCCAGATCATTCGGGGCTAG
- a CDS encoding DUF5682 family protein gives MSSQITDAGLDATEIAKRVDAVLADPLYWFPVRHHSPTTARHVQAAIAARKPKVVFIEGPFEANDLIPHVVDTATAPPVAIYSSYRDDDNVLGLNGYASAAPDIPARFAVWYPLTPYSPEYVAMKTAATIKADVVFIDLPHYARVEQHAPTPEGRQPPREAPVVAPNEDRLIASSGFYKHLADAAGFKSWDEAWDTLFENPVADDYEVYRREMATFCCAARATADHAAEHAEGTVERERHFLKTIRETLAARKLKPADAMVVCGGFHLFLDRADKAPPPECPAGTVYTTVVPYSYFRISEMSGYGAGNRAPQFYQTCFDLVAAGRPSDIAMEHAIAVLRQMRKGGDPLSTADAISVTHHAAMLARLRGRPHPTLDDISDALITCCCKGNPNDEGTKLRAAMDTAGIGTKIGKVTSKLGRLPIVNDFHTQISDLELGEVLGKEKKMSVKLDKRDALAARRSAFLHRVSYLKVPFAGMVNVGGDFSGTLFREDWHLKWDPKTEPALIEQNLYGDTVEAAALNRLREAMAQAGTNAGETCARLLEAVDMDMPDLVQAAEDACGDAIDTDASFPSLATALRHLGRLEQYAVFRGLRRSVLEDLLTRCYDRACFALPDAANVPEEEQQGVVDGLISVAEVVLRDPIRYDRVLFAQAARTAAANSTVPFLRGAFLGLLCEIRELPATALAAEVASLALASVEVMVTAGDLLDGMLAVSHTSLMLGAESLVAAVDDLLKAAEWDPFLVMLPRLRAAIERLSNSQKDSLAATVARQYGLAGSEDLRALSGSLGATALVARLDAAVAATLKNWPL, from the coding sequence ATGTCTTCTCAAATAACCGATGCCGGCCTCGACGCGACCGAGATCGCCAAGCGCGTGGACGCCGTGCTCGCCGACCCGCTGTACTGGTTCCCGGTGCGGCACCACTCGCCGACCACCGCGCGCCACGTTCAGGCCGCGATCGCCGCGCGCAAACCGAAGGTCGTGTTCATCGAGGGGCCGTTCGAGGCGAACGACCTCATTCCGCACGTCGTTGATACCGCCACCGCGCCGCCGGTCGCCATCTACTCGTCGTACCGCGACGACGACAACGTTCTCGGGCTGAACGGGTACGCGAGCGCGGCGCCGGACATCCCCGCGCGGTTCGCGGTGTGGTACCCGCTCACGCCGTACTCGCCCGAATACGTCGCGATGAAGACCGCCGCGACGATCAAGGCGGACGTCGTCTTCATCGACTTGCCGCACTACGCCCGCGTCGAACAGCACGCGCCCACGCCCGAGGGCCGGCAACCGCCGCGCGAGGCGCCGGTCGTTGCGCCGAACGAGGACCGGCTCATCGCGAGCAGCGGTTTCTACAAGCACCTCGCGGACGCGGCCGGCTTCAAGAGCTGGGACGAGGCGTGGGACACGCTGTTCGAGAACCCGGTCGCGGACGATTACGAAGTGTACCGCCGGGAGATGGCGACGTTCTGTTGCGCCGCGCGGGCGACCGCGGACCACGCGGCCGAACACGCCGAGGGGACCGTCGAGCGCGAGCGGCACTTCCTGAAGACGATCCGCGAAACACTCGCGGCCCGGAAGCTGAAACCCGCCGACGCGATGGTGGTGTGCGGCGGGTTCCACCTGTTCCTCGACCGCGCGGACAAGGCCCCGCCGCCCGAGTGCCCGGCCGGGACCGTGTACACCACCGTCGTGCCGTATTCATACTTCCGCATCTCCGAAATGTCGGGCTACGGGGCGGGTAACCGCGCGCCGCAGTTCTACCAGACGTGCTTCGATCTGGTCGCGGCCGGGCGCCCGAGCGATATCGCGATGGAGCACGCGATCGCGGTGCTGCGCCAAATGCGCAAGGGCGGCGACCCGCTCTCCACCGCCGACGCGATCTCGGTCACGCACCACGCCGCGATGCTCGCGCGCTTGCGGGGGCGCCCGCACCCGACACTCGACGACATTTCTGACGCGCTCATTACGTGCTGTTGCAAGGGTAACCCAAACGACGAAGGGACCAAACTTCGCGCCGCAATGGACACGGCCGGGATCGGCACCAAGATCGGCAAGGTGACATCGAAACTCGGTCGACTGCCGATCGTGAACGACTTCCACACGCAGATTTCCGATCTCGAACTCGGCGAGGTGCTGGGCAAAGAAAAGAAGATGTCAGTAAAGCTCGACAAGCGCGACGCGCTCGCCGCGCGCCGGTCGGCGTTCCTGCACCGCGTGTCGTACCTGAAGGTGCCGTTCGCCGGGATGGTGAACGTGGGCGGCGACTTTTCCGGCACGCTGTTCCGTGAGGACTGGCACCTGAAGTGGGACCCGAAAACCGAGCCGGCGCTGATCGAGCAGAACCTGTACGGCGACACCGTCGAGGCCGCGGCCCTCAACCGCTTGCGCGAAGCGATGGCACAGGCCGGCACGAACGCGGGTGAAACGTGCGCGCGACTGCTCGAAGCGGTCGATATGGACATGCCCGATCTGGTGCAAGCCGCCGAAGACGCTTGCGGCGACGCCATCGATACGGACGCCTCGTTCCCCTCGCTCGCAACTGCACTTCGACACCTGGGCCGGCTCGAACAGTACGCGGTGTTCCGCGGGCTCCGGCGCAGCGTGCTCGAAGACCTGCTCACCCGGTGCTACGACCGCGCGTGCTTCGCGCTGCCCGACGCCGCAAATGTCCCGGAAGAGGAGCAGCAGGGCGTGGTGGACGGCCTCATCAGCGTCGCGGAGGTCGTGCTGCGCGACCCGATCCGGTACGACCGCGTACTCTTCGCACAAGCGGCACGAACCGCTGCGGCGAACTCGACGGTGCCGTTCCTCCGCGGCGCGTTCCTCGGATTGCTCTGCGAGATCCGCGAATTACCAGCCACCGCACTCGCGGCCGAAGTCGCGAGCCTCGCACTCGCGTCGGTGGAAGTGATGGTGACCGCGGGCGACCTGCTCGACGGGATGCTAGCGGTATCGCACACGTCGCTCATGCTCGGAGCGGAGAGCCTCGTCGCCGCGGTCGATGATCTCCTGAAGGCGGCGGAGTGGGACCCGTTCCTGGTAATGCTCCCGCGACTTCGCGCCGCGATCGAACGGCTCTCGAACTCGCAAAAAGATTCGCTCGCGGCCACAGTAGCGCGGCAGTACGGACTGGCCGGGTCGGAAGACCTGCGTGCGCTGAGTGGCAGCCTCGGTGCGACCGCGCTCGTGGCGCGCCTCGATGCCGCAGTCGCTGCCACACTGAAAAACTGGCCATTGTGA
- a CDS encoding GxxExxY protein, whose amino-acid sequence MKEQLNAISETVIGAAIAVHRELGPGLLESAYEACLEYELIDRGYSVERQLSLPVRYRGVSVDCGFRIDLRVNGLVIVELKAVERLERIHEAQVNTYLRLTGLHLGLLMNFNVTRMIDGVKRIVREFPE is encoded by the coding sequence GTGAAAGAGCAACTCAATGCGATATCCGAAACCGTTATTGGGGCAGCGATCGCGGTTCATCGCGAACTCGGTCCGGGCTTGCTGGAGTCCGCTTACGAAGCGTGCCTGGAATATGAATTGATCGATCGGGGGTACTCGGTTGAGCGCCAACTTTCCTTGCCCGTGCGCTACCGCGGCGTCTCAGTGGATTGCGGCTTCCGGATCGATCTGCGCGTGAACGGTTTGGTGATTGTGGAACTTAAAGCGGTCGAGCGGTTGGAGCGGATTCACGAAGCGCAAGTGAACACGTATCTGCGTTTAACGGGCCTACACCTTGGATTGCTAATGAATTTCAACGTGACCAGGATGATAGACGGTGTCAAGCGCATCGTGCGCGAGTTTCCGGAGTGA
- a CDS encoding ATP-binding protein: MAKKPAAAPAPQATADSGAVSPETVLREPAEKRYADQLEALRQNDTETPPTNWKLSPRAVLAYVTGGKSLKATINGKSVEVPITRKFFGDDGVVERSIVTLASERALLLVGEPGTGKSWLSEHLAAAICGTSLLTIQGTAGTTEEHIKYSWNIGRIITEGPTAENLIPSPAMLAMRKGALLRFEELTRCVPDVQDALVSILSDKATAVPELPGDAMVFAKPGFNIIATANTRDQGVNELSAALKRRFNYVYIPIVGDQKTEVKIVQQRSAELLERYNLPAKLSPPVIELLATVFREIRNGKTSDGVSIKKPSTTLSTAEAIGVALDAALHARFFGAGEVGPADIARNMVGAVVKEDQEDKVALKEYATVVAKKRGAKDKSWKEFHDALVEQL, encoded by the coding sequence ATGGCCAAGAAACCCGCCGCCGCGCCCGCGCCGCAAGCCACTGCCGATAGTGGCGCGGTCAGCCCCGAAACCGTGCTCCGCGAGCCCGCCGAGAAGCGGTACGCGGACCAACTCGAAGCGCTCCGACAGAACGACACCGAGACGCCGCCGACCAACTGGAAACTGTCGCCGCGCGCGGTGCTCGCTTACGTCACCGGCGGGAAGAGCCTCAAAGCGACGATCAACGGCAAGAGCGTCGAAGTGCCGATCACGCGGAAGTTCTTCGGCGACGACGGCGTCGTGGAGCGCTCCATCGTCACGCTCGCGTCGGAACGGGCGCTGTTGCTCGTGGGCGAACCCGGCACCGGAAAGAGCTGGTTATCGGAACACCTCGCGGCGGCGATTTGCGGCACGTCGCTGCTCACGATCCAGGGCACCGCGGGCACCACGGAAGAGCACATCAAGTATTCGTGGAACATCGGCCGCATCATCACGGAAGGGCCGACGGCGGAGAACCTGATCCCGTCGCCCGCGATGCTCGCGATGCGGAAGGGGGCGCTGCTCCGGTTCGAGGAACTGACGCGGTGCGTGCCCGACGTGCAGGACGCGCTCGTGTCCATTCTTTCGGACAAGGCGACCGCGGTGCCCGAACTCCCCGGCGACGCGATGGTGTTCGCCAAGCCGGGGTTCAACATCATCGCCACCGCGAACACGCGCGACCAGGGCGTGAACGAACTCTCGGCCGCGCTGAAGCGCCGGTTCAACTACGTGTACATCCCGATCGTGGGCGACCAGAAGACGGAAGTGAAGATCGTGCAGCAGCGGTCCGCGGAACTGCTCGAGCGCTACAACCTGCCGGCCAAGCTCAGTCCGCCCGTCATCGAACTGCTCGCAACAGTGTTCCGCGAGATCCGCAACGGCAAAACGAGCGATGGCGTGAGCATCAAGAAGCCGAGCACCACGCTCTCCACGGCCGAGGCGATCGGCGTCGCGCTGGACGCGGCGCTGCACGCGCGGTTCTTCGGCGCCGGGGAAGTCGGCCCGGCGGACATCGCGCGCAACATGGTCGGCGCAGTGGTGAAGGAGGACCAGGAGGACAAGGTCGCGCTGAAGGAGTACGCGACCGTCGTCGCGAAGAAGCGCGGCGCGAAGGACAAGAGCTGGAAGGAGTTCCACGACGCCCTCGTGGAACAGTTGTGA